A genomic segment from Agelaius phoeniceus isolate bAgePho1 chromosome 2, bAgePho1.hap1, whole genome shotgun sequence encodes:
- the CLDN14 gene encoding claudin-14, protein MASWALELLGFSLSLLGFIGTLIATILPHWWRSAHVGTNILTAVAYLKGLWMECVRHSTGVYQCQAHRSQLALPADLRAAQAMMVTSCLLAVLAAAVAVVGMRCTRCAEGSPTKASMAGSGGVGFVAAGLLCLVPVSWCTNEVVVEFYSPTLPAGMKYEIGQALYLGFVSSALTILGGALLCTSCLGNEAPFQPRSAAPPSSRPLSASKGDHAPSLASASHSGYRLSDYV, encoded by the coding sequence ATGGCCAGCTGGGccttggagctgctgggcttctccctcagcctgctgggctTCATTGGGACGTTAATTGCCACCATCCTGCCGCACTGGTGGCGCTCGGCCCACGTGGGCACCAACATCCTGACGGCCGTGGCCTACCTGAAGGGGCTGTGGATGGAGTGCGTGCGGCACAGCACCGGCGTCTACCAGTGCCAGGCCCACCGCTCCCAGCTGGCGCTGCCCGCCGACCTCCGCGCCGCCCAGGCCATGATGGTCACCTCCTGCCTGCTGGCCGTGCTGGCGGCCGCCGTGGCCGTGGTGGGCATGAGGTGCACGCGCTGCGCCGAGGGCAGCCCCACCAAGGCCTCCATGGCCGGCTCCGGCGGCGTCGGCTTCGTGGCGGccgggctgctctgcctggtgcCGGTGTCGTGGTGCACCAACGAGGTGGTGGTGGAGTTCTACAGCCCCACGCTGCCCGCTGGGATGAAGTACGAGATAGGGCAGGCTCTTTATCTGGGCTTTGTCTCCTCGGCCTTGACCATCCTGGGtggggccctgctgtgcacgtcGTGCCTCGGGAATGAGGCGCCTTTCCAGCCGCGTTCCGCAGCGCCTCCGTCCTCCAGGCCACTCAGCGCCTCCAAGGGCGACCACGCTCCTTCCCTGGCATCTGCGTCCCACAGCGGCTACAGACTGAGTGACTACGTGTGA